In bacterium, the DNA window AAGAGGGACGCCGATGCAGTTCACGCACGGCAATCAATCGGACAGCACACCAAGATGGTCGCCGGATGGGAAATACATAGCCTTTATTTCCAACCGAGGTAACGAAAGACAGCCTCAGATATATATAATGCCTCTCACTGGAGGCGAGGCTCGTCAGTGTACGAACCTTGAAGGCGCTATTGGTTCATTCGAATGGTCGCCCGACGGTAAGTCGTTCGCGCTTATGTTCCGCAAGAAGGACACAGAGATTGCCGAGCTTGAGAAGGACGAGCGCAAGAAGAAACTGGGCATCGTCGCCCGACATTTCACAAGGGTTTTCTTCAAGGATAATGACGAAGGCTTTCTTCCTAAGGAACACTGGCACATCTGGACAGTTGACGCGAAAACCGGTAAAGCGCAGCAGCTTACCGAAGGTGATTTCTACGACGAATTCTCGCCTCAATTTTTTCAAGACTCAAGACGTATCATCTTCTGTTCAAACCGTTCAAAGGATCCTGATTTCGACATTGACGCTATTGACCTCTACACGATATCTGCAAGAGGCGGAAAACTCAATAAGATCCCTACGCCTTACGGATTCAAGACTTCTCCTGTTTTTTCTCCGGATGGAAAATGGATAGCTTATGTGGGCAAGGAAGGACGCGGTCAGTGGTGGAAGCAAACCCGCATGTGGGTGGTTGCATCCGACGGAAATGGCAAGGCGCGTTCACTTACCGCAAGACACGATTTCAACGTTTCTGCATGGACAATTAACGACATGGGCCACATAGAACAGTCGCCGCCTTCGTGGTCTCCTGATTCCCGAAAATTATATTTCCAGGTCGCCCACCACGGCTCGACGCTTCTTAGATCCGTTGATCTATCGGGTAGAGTCGAGGATATAATAAATTGGCAGGGCGTCGTAGGCGCATTCCAGTTCGACAGAAGCGGGGAGAAACTCTCTTTCTTTTTTGGTAACATGTTCGATCCAGGGCAGCTCTGGTTCAAGGATTCGAAGAAAGATAAACCAAGAAAACTAACAAATGTCAATAAGAAAATACTGGGAACAACCAATTTCGGCAAAGTAGAGGAAGTTTGGTTCCGCGACGCCGATAACACCATGGACCTCCAGGGCTGGATTATCCACCCGCCCGATTTCGACCCCAAAAAGAAGTATCCCTCCATCCTGGAGATTCACGGCGGGCCCAGAGTGCCTTATGGAAATTTCATGATGCACGAGTTCTTCTTCCTTGCGGCGCAGGGCTACGTTGTCTACTTTTCAAACCCGCGCGGCGGTCAGGGCTATGGAGAGAAACACTCGAAGGCTATATGGAACGACTGGGGGAACAAGGATTATCTTGATATTATGAAGTGGGCTGACATCGTGTCCAAGAGACCTTATATCGACCGTAAGAAGATGGGGGTTACCGGCGGTTCATACGGCGGATATATGACCAACTGGATTATCGGTCATACCGACCGCTTTGCTGCAGCTGTTACCCAGCGCTCAGTGTCAAACCTTATATCAATGTGGGGATCTTCTGACGGCAACTGGGTTTTCGAGCTGGAATTCGGTGAAAAACCGCCTTTCGAAAATTTCAAAAACTACTGGCGACAATCTCCGATAGCCTATATTGGAAAAGCCAAAACTCCCACACTGGTCATTCACTCTGAAAATGACTTCCGCTGTGATACTGAGCAAGGAGAGCAGGTTTTTGTCGCCTTGAAACGACTTGGTGTTCCTGCGGAGATGGTGCGTTTCCCTGATGAGACGCACGAGCTTTCAAGGTCCGGTCGAACCGACCGCAGAATTGCCAGACTCAACCACATACTTCGATGGTTTGAAATCTACTTGAAAGGCAGGAAAGAACACCCAAAAGATTCTGCGGCTAAGCCAAAGAAAAAGTAGTTGTTAAGACTGTCAATATATCAGTCAATAGATGATAAAAAAATTGTAGCGGAGAACTATGTATCCGGAATTTCCAGCATTCAAGCCGTTGAATATCGAGGATCGTGAATTCATATCCTCGTTATTAAAGGATTATAAACCTGTTACTTCCGAGCTAAGCTTTACGAACTTTTATATCTGGAGAGAGAATTATAAATTTCAATGGTCAGTATATTCCGGCAACCTCCTTATATCAGCCAGATCAGAATCCGGAGAGCTTTACGGATTTCCGCCTGTCGGTTTCGGACCAAAAACAGAAGCCGTACTCATGTTCTTCAGATGGATGCAGGAGTTGGGAATAGAAAACCCGCGAATTGAGAGAGCGGACTTACGCCTGGTTGACGAACTCAGGGATTCGCCTCTTTTCGAGATCTCGCCGCAACGCCATCATTTTGATTACGTCTATCTTCGGGAGGCGCTGGCAACGCTTCCCGGGAACAAATACCACTCGAAGAAGAATCATATTAACGCTTTCAAGAAGAACTACGAATTTCGCTTTGAGCAACTTGGCTTACGCCATATCAAATCCTGCCTTGATATGGCAGAAACCTGGTGTACGCTAAGACGGTGCGAGGACGATCTGAGTCTTATGGAAGAATGGAATGCCGTTCGCGAAGCTCTCATGAATTACGAAAACTTAAATCTAGTAGGCGGTGTAATCACAATAGATGGAAAGGTTGAAGCCTTTTCTCTTGGAGAGTTTTTGAACGAAAGTACTGTGGTCGTGCACATTGAGAAAGCGAATGCGGAGATTAGAGGTCTTTATGCACTCATCAATCAGCAGTGCGCGGAACATGTCTGGGGAAACGCTTTGTTTATCAATCGGGAACAGGATTTAGGGGATGATGGTCTAAGGCAGGCAAAGCTTTCGTATCATCCGGAAAAGCTTATTGAGAAATATTCAATAAAAATGGCATGATATCCTAGACTAAACTTCGCTTGTGCATTTAAGTCACATTAATACCTATAAATCTGTTGACAAGATGCAGCGCGTTTTTCGTTTTCGCGGTCGTATTCCTTTTGCTTACCACGTTATCGCTAAAAAGGTATAAAAGATAGCAAAACTTGACATGTTTGAAGTTTATACTATAGTTGATAAATCGAAAGATGGAAAAAGGAGATTAATTCATGGATATTAAACATATAGAAGGAGAAAAAAAGAGCAAGATACTCCTTTACGCTCTTAGTACTTGCGGCTGGTGCAGAAAAACAAAAACCATCCTTAACGAGCTTGGTATCGAGTATTATTACATAGATGTTGATCTTCTCTCACCAGATGAGAAAGATAAGGTTACCGAAGAAGTAAAGAAGTATAATCCTGCGTGCACTTTCCCGACAATCGTTATCAACGACGGAGAGCGTTCCATAAGAGGTTTCAAGGAAGATGAAATAAGACAATTGGCGGATAGATGAACGCCACCAACAGGGTTACGCAAGATAATATAGTCAAGATTTACGAAAGACTCAACCGGGAAGCGGAGGAGGGGGGATACCATCTCAATCCGGATATTGAATTCACAAAGATGCTTGTAGAAGGTCTCATAACTAACGAAATTCGTTATGGTTACTGGAACTGCCCGTGCAGGTTGGCCACCGGCATTAAAGAAGAAGACGTTGATATAATATGTCCGTGTGATTACAGGGACGCTGATCTTAGTGAATACGGCTCCTGCTATTGCGCGCTTTACGTTACCAGCTCAATCCTTAAGGGCGAGAAAAAGCCCGAGTCCATACCGGAACGCAGGCCGGCAAGGGAGGAACGCCAGCAATTCAAGAAACCAAAGACCGGCGACAATCTTTCGCAGATTTCCTTGTCCAAACCAGTCTGGCGCTGCAAGGTGTGCGGCTACCTTTGCGCTCGCGACGAGCCGCCAGAGGTTTGTCCCATCTGCAAGGCAAAAAAAGAGCGTTTCGAGAGATTCATTTAGTGCACCTTTTGGAAGCACGCACAAGAGCTGAGCGAAATCAAGAGCAATATCATGTTGACATGTATGGAGATTCCTTCAAAATAGATTATGGAGAACAACAATAAACGAAGACCTCAAAAAAAGAGCCCGGTGAGTCGACTTTACGATAATCCTCTCTATTACGAGATTGCCTTTTCGTTCCGCGACATTGCGAAGGAGGTTGACGTTTTCGAAGAGTGTATACGGCAGTACTCACAAGTACCTGTTAAATCAATACTTGAACTTGCATGCGGACAGGCTCCGCATCTTGGGGAGATTACTAAGAGGAGATACAGGTATACGGGGATTGATATTTCCTCAAAAATGCTTGATTTCGCTCGGAAAAGAATCCTGCAAAATATGAAAGCAGAACTCGTCGAAGCCGACATCCTTGATTTCTCCCTCGATAGGAAGTTCGATTTCGTCTTTATCCTTCTTGGGTCGCTGTATGTCAGAAGCTCTGAAGACATAGACAGCCACTTTGATTGTGTCGGTCGAATTTTAAGAAAAGGCGGTCTCTACTTCCTTGACTGGTGCGTTGAGTTTGATCCTGTAGCATCCAAGAATACCGAAGATACATGGGTAATTGAACATGATGGTATCAAAGTTAAAACTTGCGTTTCGTACGAACCTTTAAGCAATGTCGAGCAGACATTCATTGAAACGATATCCCTCGACGTCAGCGACAAAGGCAAAAGGCTTGTTTTTGAGGATAAATCAGTGCGCAGGGTTATATATCCCGGAGAGTTTTTGAGAATAATTGAAGCGCGCAAGGATTTCGAGTTCATAGGCTGGTGGAACAACTGGGACTTCGAATATCCGTTAAGGGCATGGCCTTCATCTATTCCGATATCCAGGCCTATTACCCTTATCCGCCGCAAGTGATTCCTTTAATATTGACAAACCCATGATTTCCGGATAGAGTCATACATAAACGAGTTTTACCCAAGGAGGTTTTCGTGACAAAAATGTTAGTCACGGTGTTAGTCGCACTTTTGTTTTTTACTGCCTGCAATCCAAAACCTGAACCGATGCATGTGCATTTTATGCATCAGTCGACGGGCGGAAACATAATCGATGATCACGATGGAGTCTCCGAACACCCTGATCCCGATTACGGCCTTAAGACCCTTCTTGAGAACGCAGGATATACGTTCACAGACAACTGGATGGATGACTCCTATCCCGCTTCCATAGCCGGATACATCGCAAACGGCGGCTCAAACTTTCCGTATAACGCCAAAGCTGCAGGCGTACTCCTTTTCAAATCATGCTACTATCCTATTGACGGTCTTACATCTGATGACGCGCTCAAAGAGTGGGAACAGGCGTATCTTGATGAGATAATCCCATACGCAGTAAATCATCCCGACCAGATTCTTGTTGCGATGCCTGCAGTGCCCTACCGTAAGGACGATTGCGCTAAGGAAAACCACGACCGCGCTCGCGCCTGGGCCAACTGGCTTAAGACCGATTTCATAGATTCCTGCCGCACTCATGGTGCGAATAACGTCAAAAGCTTCGATCTCTTTGACATTTGGGCATATCCCGACAGCAACTGGCGCAGGGCGGAGTATTGTCAGTCCGACGATCCTCATCCAAACTCATACGCTTCGCTCGTGATGGCCGACTCAATTGCGGCGTTTGTCGAGGAATTGAGCAAGTAATTTGTTGATTCTCAAGCGTAGGGGCCTACCTTCAGGTCGGCCAGGAAAGGTCAAAGAGTGATTTCATGGCTAGCAATCCAATTCTTTCACTTCACAGATATTTTGTCTGGGCAGATCGAATGCGGGTGCATTTCAAGGGCCTTATTGACTCTGAGGGCAAGGATGACTCGAAGTCATCAGTCTCAAATGCCTTTGCTTACCCCTACATGGCTTATTGGTACGCGGGCCTTTATGTAGTTATTGAGGGTTGGCAGGAATTGAAGCTTTCAGACGAAAAGATAGATGTCCTGCTTCACTCTGAAAATGCAGAGTTATTAAAGCGATTTCGAAACGGAGTTTCAAAGGGACTATTTCGACAACCGGTTTATGGATTTCATGCAGAAGCAATGGGATGCAATCTCATGGGTCTACGAATTGAGAAAGGAGCTAAGCAGATACTTTTTGGATTGGTTCAAGTCAAATGGGTCAAAACAAAATTACGGGCCGACCTGAAGGTCGGCCCCTACGAGGTAGTAGATAGATAATGGAAATGAAACTCGAACCAATAACTCGTCAATCAAACGGGTTGAGTTACATTTACTCTCCCGAAGGTTTCTGGGAAGAAGGAGAATCCGGGAAAAAGTTCTGGCCTGCCTGCGATTATCCAAAAACGAAAAAAAGGTTTGTCGAAAAAGACCAAACAATCTTCTGGGTAGAACAAGAGGGGGAGGGACCACCACTTGTTCTTGTCCACGGAGGACCTGGAGTCGATCACAGGTACTTCCATCCTTGCCTCTTTTCCCTTGCCGAAAAACGCAGACTGATCTACTACGATTTGAGGGCACACGGTATGTCACCCGAATCTTCTCCAGCCAGACCGCATGGTGTGATGCAAGATGCGGATGATCTCGATACCTTGAGGCTTGCGCTGGGGCTTGAGCGAATAGACTTGCTCGGTCACTCATATGGCGGACTTGTTATCCTCGCTTATGCCCAGAAGCGCCCCAGAAATGCCGGAAGCCTTATCCTTGCGAGCGTCCCTTTGGGCGAGACCGAAGAGGAGATAGACAGGCGCATTGAATTGGCACCCATTACCAAAAAGATGCAGGAGGCTGGATCCGAGGATGAGTACGACAAGCTCTACTACGAATTTTATTATCACAAACCGCCGCCGCCCGATGTCGTACGCTACAACAAACTTTCGATGGAATCATATAATATCGAAAAGAACAAAGCCCTGCTCAAATCCTATGAGAGCGACAATATCTCTCTCGACTATAAAGGTATCTTTACAGCACTTGCAGTTCCCGTACTAATCATCGCAGGAAAGCATGATTTGATAGTCAATATTGAAGCGATTAGAGAAGTGATTGTTTGCTCCGATATCGTCGACTTCAAGGTATATGAAGAGAGCGGACATGACCCTTTTGTGGACGAACATGAGAGGTTTACGAGTGATGTCAGCGAATTCCTTTCAAGAACTGACCGGGATCATTAAGTCTCAAAGGTACAGATGAACTGCTTTTCGTACGCATGGGGAATTATTGCAAATCCGGTCAAAACCATACGCCGGCTTAACGATGACCCGAAGCGCCTTCTCTACGGTTTCTTCGGAGTCCTCACTCTCGGCGTGCTTTATGCGGCGACCGCATTAATCCTCTGGTCGCGCGGCATCGGTGTGGAATCCAACTGGATACGCATCCCTTGCGAGCAGCACTACCTCTGGCAGGGATTCTTCAATCTTCCAGTTTCCATTGCCGGAGGGCTCTTGACGTCCAGCGTTATCTACCTCATCATGCCCCGTAACACCCGTAACACCGCTAATACCTGTAAAAAAAGCTTTAGCGAATTCCTTGACAATGACAAATTCGATGACGTACTTGCGGCGGTCGGACTTCCATACGGAATCCTCGTCCTGCCCTTGATGTGGCTTCCCGAAACTCTAGTCGCGATATTCTGGCCTTCCTTATGGACTACACCTGTATGGAAAATAGTATCTCTTTTCAGGGTCGGTTTTGGCAGTCTTTGGGTACTTATGAGTATCATCATTGCGGTGAAGGAGACTTGTAAGCCATCTTGGGCCCGAGCAGTCTTCGTTGGCTTGGTTGGTATGATTGCCGGACTTGCGCTAAGCATCGTATTCATAAGATAAATATGGAAGAAATAGGGCGAAAAGAATCTCAATCGCTGGTTGTTTCCCTGTCGTCAGTTAAACAAAGAATTGCATCGCTTGATCTTTTGCGGGGGCTTGCCATATTTCTTATGGTTATCGTAAATTCTCTCTTCGATTACACGGCAATTCCCTCATGGCTTAAACACGCTCCATGGAATGGGTACACGCTATCCGACTTAGTCGCACCTATGTTTCTTTTTTCCATCGGAATCTCCTACAGCCTTTCTTTTAACAAGCGAATGAAGACCCAGGGTGCTTTAAGAACAATCTTCCACTTTATCTTGCGCTATGTGATACTTTTCTGTTTCGGGTTCTTCGGTGAGTGGGTGGTTCTAGGTAAGATAGGTTGGGGAGTCCTAACGATGATTGGAGCAGTAGGTATCTACTCTCTCGCGTTTATGTTCTTAAAACCACTTCCTCGTGTCGTACTCAGCGTCATACCCTTCATCACTTACGAGATTCTCGTATACTTCAGAGTTCCTATCGTTTTATTCGTGGATGGAGGGCTTGGCGGGCCGGCAGCTACCGTAGCCTGGGGATTCATCGTCATAGCCGCGTCCTCTACAGGCAACTGGATTCACGATAAAGCTCAGAAAACTGTTACAGGCGTTTTAGGGATCCAGGGGGCGGTACTCACCGCACTTGGTATTGGGCTCTCTTTTCTTTTACCGTTCAACAAGCATCTGGTGTCGGCGTCATACATCGTCTTCTCTACAGGTGTGAGCGCGCTTATGATGCTTTTGTTTTACTTCCTTGCAGACATATGGAAGTGGAAGATACCGGTTCTGCCCGTCATAGGCCGCAACGCGCTCGTCATATACATCCTGAGTAACCTCCTTATCCTCGGCCTTAACGCAGTGATACCTCTCGACGCATCATTACTATGGGTAATCTTCGGGACGGCTGCGGTAACCGGAATATGCATAGGAGTGGGCTTTTTTCTTGACTGGCGTAAATGGTATATACGATTATAACCCATTAAAAACGTTGCACGTTTTTAATGGGTGCCCACATTCGAAGCCCACGAAAACACGAAGCATCTTCATGGAATCAATACTTCGACGTTGCTGAGTTTTGCTGGGAGTGTTAATATTCATCGTTGTTTAACTCTTAAAAAAAGACAACGATTGTCTCAACATTGAGCAGGATTGACAAAGTGATAATCGGGAATACTATCCTTCAGGTCATAAGAAAGGAGATTGGATGGAGACACGAAATGATTCTCACTGTGGCCTTTATTGTGGGAGTTGCCTATTGATTCTTGCTCTTAAACGCGGAAAGTTAAAAGCCTACGCAAGGCAGTGGAAGTGCGCTCCCGAGGACCTTGAGTGCTATGGATGCAGATCCGAAAAGGTATCGAAATTCTGTTCAGAATGCACCATACGCGGCTGCGCGAGGGGAAGGGGCGTAGGCTTCTGCATCGATTGCGGAGATTACCCCTGCGCCCACTTCAAGAGACTTAAGGAGCTTTCAAAGGAACGTCCGCATCTGCGGCTGCAGCCTTCTGAACTCGAAAGAGTTCGTACGATAGGCTCAGAGCAATGGCTCGAGTACCAAAGAAAGCGCTGGTCATGCCCCGAATGCGGAGAGCTGTTCGCCTGGTACGAGGATAAGTGCTGTAAATGCGGGAGAAAGGTAAAATCAAGCGTAGATGAAGTAGCGGAACTTGGTCTCTCAGAGTACCCCCTGGACATATAGAGGATTTCATGAAAGAACGTTTTGATGCGCCATGCGGTATTTATTGCGGAGCTTGTTTCGTTCTCATGGCACGCAAGCGCGGCGGTCTTGAAGAATTGGCTAGCAAGTGGAACTGTAAACCGGAGCAGCTCGTATGCTATGGGTGTAAATCAGGACAGATATCAGAATCATGCAAACCTTGCAAGATAAGACCTTGCGCTGAATCCAAAGGCTACGAGTTCTGCAACCAGTGCGATGAGTTTCCATGCAAGATGACAGCCTCATTTCCTGAACACAAAAAAATCAAACCTCACCTTGCCTTGATCTTCAAGGATCTTGAGTCGATAAGCGAGAAAGGGAAAGAAAGCTGGCTTTCAGAACAAGCTGAACGCTGGTCATGCAAGAAATGCGGAACTTCGTTTTCATGGTACGATGAAGTTTGCACTAAGTGCGGGTCAAAACTTTATAACGCTAAGGATGAGGCCGCTGATTTAGATCTTTTATAAGTGTATTTAAGGAGGAATAATGGAATTCAGATACGATAGCTTCTGTGGCCTCAACTGCGGAGCATGCCCGGTTCTTGGTGCCAACGAACGAGGAGATGAGGAATGGATAAAAAAAGCCGCAGATGAAGAGCCATGTAC includes these proteins:
- a CDS encoding S9 family peptidase, which encodes MAQRKRFIQAEDLYDFELISGNQLSPDGRWVVYSKLRVDRRTEKKYSNLWLVSTERGTPMQFTHGNQSDSTPRWSPDGKYIAFISNRGNERQPQIYIMPLTGGEARQCTNLEGAIGSFEWSPDGKSFALMFRKKDTEIAELEKDERKKKLGIVARHFTRVFFKDNDEGFLPKEHWHIWTVDAKTGKAQQLTEGDFYDEFSPQFFQDSRRIIFCSNRSKDPDFDIDAIDLYTISARGGKLNKIPTPYGFKTSPVFSPDGKWIAYVGKEGRGQWWKQTRMWVVASDGNGKARSLTARHDFNVSAWTINDMGHIEQSPPSWSPDSRKLYFQVAHHGSTLLRSVDLSGRVEDIINWQGVVGAFQFDRSGEKLSFFFGNMFDPGQLWFKDSKKDKPRKLTNVNKKILGTTNFGKVEEVWFRDADNTMDLQGWIIHPPDFDPKKKYPSILEIHGGPRVPYGNFMMHEFFFLAAQGYVVYFSNPRGGQGYGEKHSKAIWNDWGNKDYLDIMKWADIVSKRPYIDRKKMGVTGGSYGGYMTNWIIGHTDRFAAAVTQRSVSNLISMWGSSDGNWVFELEFGEKPPFENFKNYWRQSPIAYIGKAKTPTLVIHSENDFRCDTEQGEQVFVALKRLGVPAEMVRFPDETHELSRSGRTDRRIARLNHILRWFEIYLKGRKEHPKDSAAKPKKK
- a CDS encoding DUF2156 domain-containing protein, producing MYPEFPAFKPLNIEDREFISSLLKDYKPVTSELSFTNFYIWRENYKFQWSVYSGNLLISARSESGELYGFPPVGFGPKTEAVLMFFRWMQELGIENPRIERADLRLVDELRDSPLFEISPQRHHFDYVYLREALATLPGNKYHSKKNHINAFKKNYEFRFEQLGLRHIKSCLDMAETWCTLRRCEDDLSLMEEWNAVREALMNYENLNLVGGVITIDGKVEAFSLGEFLNESTVVVHIEKANAEIRGLYALINQQCAEHVWGNALFINREQDLGDDGLRQAKLSYHPEKLIEKYSIKMA
- a CDS encoding glutaredoxin family protein translates to MDIKHIEGEKKSKILLYALSTCGWCRKTKTILNELGIEYYYIDVDLLSPDEKDKVTEEVKKYNPACTFPTIVINDGERSIRGFKEDEIRQLADR
- a CDS encoding ferredoxin:glutaredoxin reductase, whose protein sequence is MNATNRVTQDNIVKIYERLNREAEEGGYHLNPDIEFTKMLVEGLITNEIRYGYWNCPCRLATGIKEEDVDIICPCDYRDADLSEYGSCYCALYVTSSILKGEKKPESIPERRPAREERQQFKKPKTGDNLSQISLSKPVWRCKVCGYLCARDEPPEVCPICKAKKERFERFI
- a CDS encoding class I SAM-dependent methyltransferase, with the protein product MENNNKRRPQKKSPVSRLYDNPLYYEIAFSFRDIAKEVDVFEECIRQYSQVPVKSILELACGQAPHLGEITKRRYRYTGIDISSKMLDFARKRILQNMKAELVEADILDFSLDRKFDFVFILLGSLYVRSSEDIDSHFDCVGRILRKGGLYFLDWCVEFDPVASKNTEDTWVIEHDGIKVKTCVSYEPLSNVEQTFIETISLDVSDKGKRLVFEDKSVRRVIYPGEFLRIIEARKDFEFIGWWNNWDFEYPLRAWPSSIPISRPITLIRRK
- a CDS encoding alpha/beta hydrolase produces the protein MEMKLEPITRQSNGLSYIYSPEGFWEEGESGKKFWPACDYPKTKKRFVEKDQTIFWVEQEGEGPPLVLVHGGPGVDHRYFHPCLFSLAEKRRLIYYDLRAHGMSPESSPARPHGVMQDADDLDTLRLALGLERIDLLGHSYGGLVILAYAQKRPRNAGSLILASVPLGETEEEIDRRIELAPITKKMQEAGSEDEYDKLYYEFYYHKPPPPDVVRYNKLSMESYNIEKNKALLKSYESDNISLDYKGIFTALAVPVLIIAGKHDLIVNIEAIREVIVCSDIVDFKVYEESGHDPFVDEHERFTSDVSEFLSRTDRDH
- a CDS encoding DUF5009 domain-containing protein: MEEIGRKESQSLVVSLSSVKQRIASLDLLRGLAIFLMVIVNSLFDYTAIPSWLKHAPWNGYTLSDLVAPMFLFSIGISYSLSFNKRMKTQGALRTIFHFILRYVILFCFGFFGEWVVLGKIGWGVLTMIGAVGIYSLAFMFLKPLPRVVLSVIPFITYEILVYFRVPIVLFVDGGLGGPAATVAWGFIVIAASSTGNWIHDKAQKTVTGVLGIQGAVLTALGIGLSFLLPFNKHLVSASYIVFSTGVSALMMLLFYFLADIWKWKIPVLPVIGRNALVIYILSNLLILGLNAVIPLDASLLWVIFGTAAVTGICIGVGFFLDWRKWYIRL
- a CDS encoding DUF3795 domain-containing protein, coding for MILALKRGKLKAYARQWKCAPEDLECYGCRSEKVSKFCSECTIRGCARGRGVGFCIDCGDYPCAHFKRLKELSKERPHLRLQPSELERVRTIGSEQWLEYQRKRWSCPECGELFAWYEDKCCKCGRKVKSSVDEVAELGLSEYPLDI
- a CDS encoding DUF3795 domain-containing protein, with translation MKERFDAPCGIYCGACFVLMARKRGGLEELASKWNCKPEQLVCYGCKSGQISESCKPCKIRPCAESKGYEFCNQCDEFPCKMTASFPEHKKIKPHLALIFKDLESISEKGKESWLSEQAERWSCKKCGTSFSWYDEVCTKCGSKLYNAKDEAADLDLL